A window from Micromonospora profundi encodes these proteins:
- a CDS encoding BON domain-containing protein has product MHMPWPLPDENWFAASQPEPDSPDRRLEALVAQRLSADSTTRRQRIGVTVQNRVVILSGLVSDTDARQVAAELAWDVPGVFDVCNTLRLGDQRRSRR; this is encoded by the coding sequence GTGCACATGCCATGGCCGCTGCCTGACGAGAACTGGTTCGCCGCCAGTCAGCCCGAGCCGGACAGCCCGGACCGGCGGCTCGAGGCGCTTGTCGCGCAGCGACTGAGCGCCGACTCGACCACGAGGCGGCAGCGGATCGGCGTCACAGTGCAGAACCGGGTGGTCATCCTGTCCGGGTTGGTGAGCGACACTGACGCACGCCAGGTCGCCGCGGAACTCGCCTGGGACGTGCCGGGAGTCTTCGACGTCTGCAACACGCTGCGGCTCGGCGACCAGCGCCGCAGCCGCCGCTGA
- a CDS encoding MmcQ/YjbR family DNA-binding protein produces the protein MADADDVRRLALALPHVVEVDSAGFDFRVADKGFVWSYPERRPGKPRLIRTDVAVLFVGDEAEKQALLLGEPYLFFTAPGYEGLPLVLLRLPEVGVERLSELVTDAWRMRAPAALVADLDDPATLSG, from the coding sequence GTGGCTGACGCGGACGACGTGCGGCGACTGGCGCTCGCTCTGCCGCACGTGGTGGAGGTCGACAGCGCCGGCTTCGACTTCCGGGTGGCCGACAAGGGATTTGTCTGGTCCTATCCGGAGCGCCGCCCCGGCAAGCCACGGCTGATCCGCACCGACGTCGCCGTGCTGTTCGTCGGCGACGAGGCCGAGAAGCAGGCATTGCTGCTCGGCGAGCCCTACCTCTTCTTCACCGCGCCCGGTTACGAAGGGCTGCCCCTGGTGCTGCTGCGCCTGCCCGAGGTCGGCGTCGAACGCCTCAGCGAACTCGTCACCGACGCGTGGCGGATGCGGGCACCGGCCGCGCTCGTCGCCGACCTCGACGACCCCGCGACGCTCTCGGGCTAG
- a CDS encoding GlsB/YeaQ/YmgE family stress response membrane protein, producing MEVTGFFTAIIIGLIIGALGRLVVPGKQNIPIWLTLAIGVLAAILGTLVAGVFGVDDTAGVDWIELFIQIVFAAIGVAIVAGMYGRRRH from the coding sequence GTGGAGGTTACGGGCTTCTTCACCGCCATCATCATCGGTCTGATCATCGGGGCCCTCGGCCGGCTGGTGGTGCCGGGCAAGCAGAACATCCCGATCTGGCTCACCCTTGCCATCGGCGTACTGGCCGCGATCCTCGGCACCCTCGTTGCCGGTGTGTTCGGCGTCGACGACACCGCCGGCGTCGACTGGATCGAACTGTTCATCCAGATCGTGTTCGCGGCGATCGGTGTGGCAATCGTCGCCGGCATGTACGGCCGCCGACGGCACTGA
- a CDS encoding GerMN domain-containing protein — MTGRRLVVAVTLAALLAGCGIPTDDTARPVTPPRGPFPTVASTDATVPAGSAAEILCLLRDNRIVPVLRRVERPPTVEEHLRHLLAGPTTTERDDGLTSALAGAVTAAGATVTDAEARVVVDEPGHDVGRSDEVLAFGQIVCTLTSRDDVATVTFLRDGKPLGVPRADGSLTERPLTRTDFAPLIVPQ; from the coding sequence ATGACGGGCCGTCGTCTGGTCGTCGCGGTGACGCTCGCCGCGCTGCTCGCCGGCTGTGGCATCCCCACCGACGACACGGCCCGGCCGGTGACGCCCCCACGCGGGCCGTTTCCGACAGTGGCTTCCACGGATGCCACGGTCCCGGCCGGCAGCGCCGCGGAGATCCTCTGTCTGCTGCGTGACAACCGCATCGTCCCCGTGCTCCGGCGCGTGGAACGTCCGCCGACTGTCGAGGAGCATCTGCGGCATCTGCTCGCCGGGCCCACCACGACCGAGCGGGACGACGGGTTGACGAGCGCGCTCGCGGGTGCGGTGACCGCCGCCGGGGCGACGGTCACCGACGCCGAGGCCCGCGTCGTTGTCGACGAACCCGGCCACGATGTGGGCCGCAGCGACGAGGTCCTCGCCTTCGGCCAGATCGTCTGCACCCTGACCAGCCGCGACGACGTCGCCACCGTCACGTTCCTGCGCGACGGCAAGCCCCTCGGCGTGCCGCGCGCCGACGGCTCGCTCACCGAACGGCCCCTCACCCGCACCGACTTCGCCCCGCTCATCGTGCCGCAGTGA
- a CDS encoding aminotransferase-like domain-containing protein, with protein MNDGSSTRIATDLARWITTAAPGARLPSTRELVARYQASPVTVQQALRTLTARGLVESRPGVGTFVRAVRTARPADYGWQTAALRAPHALSGAVPTALRSAPNDVVALHAGYPDRELLPERLVRSALARAARTEAALTRPPTAGLPELQSWFADEVRAVTPLGGTPPTPSDVIIVPGSQSGLSSVFRALVGPGQPLLLESPTYWGAILAARQAGVRVVPVPSGPDGPDPREVARAFAETAARVLYAQPNHANPTGARWSAALHEQVLTVVREHGAFVVEDDWAHDLGDTATATPLAAHDDSGHVVYLRSLTKSVSPAIRVAAVIARGPARERLLADQAAESMYVSGLLQAAALDVVTQPSFATHLRGLRQQLGARRDLLVTALREHAPLAHIDRVPAGGLNLWVRLPDGTDVKRLASDAGDAGLVIAPGTEWFPAEPTGPFLRLSYAGPNPAAFPTGARLLNDALARQGL; from the coding sequence ATGAATGACGGTAGCAGCACCCGGATCGCCACCGACCTCGCCCGGTGGATCACGACGGCCGCACCCGGTGCACGGCTGCCGTCCACCCGGGAACTGGTCGCCCGCTACCAGGCCAGTCCCGTGACGGTGCAGCAGGCGCTGCGTACCCTCACCGCCCGCGGGCTCGTCGAGAGCCGGCCCGGAGTCGGCACGTTCGTCCGCGCCGTACGGACGGCGCGACCGGCCGACTACGGCTGGCAGACCGCCGCGCTACGCGCGCCGCACGCCCTTTCCGGCGCGGTGCCGACAGCGCTGCGCAGCGCCCCCAACGACGTCGTCGCGCTGCACGCCGGCTACCCGGACCGGGAGCTTCTCCCGGAGCGTCTGGTCCGCTCCGCGCTCGCCCGGGCGGCTCGCACGGAGGCTGCGCTGACCCGGCCGCCCACCGCCGGCCTGCCGGAGTTGCAGTCCTGGTTCGCCGACGAGGTGCGTGCCGTCACCCCGCTCGGCGGAACACCACCCACACCCAGCGACGTCATCATCGTCCCCGGCAGCCAGAGTGGACTGAGCTCGGTGTTCCGCGCCCTGGTCGGGCCCGGTCAACCACTGCTGCTGGAGTCCCCGACCTACTGGGGAGCCATCCTGGCCGCACGGCAGGCAGGCGTGCGGGTCGTACCGGTCCCCAGCGGCCCCGACGGGCCGGACCCCCGCGAGGTGGCCCGCGCGTTCGCCGAGACGGCCGCCCGGGTGCTCTACGCCCAACCGAACCACGCCAACCCCACCGGAGCACGGTGGTCGGCGGCGCTGCACGAGCAGGTGCTCACCGTCGTACGCGAGCACGGCGCCTTCGTCGTCGAGGACGACTGGGCCCACGACCTCGGCGACACCGCCACCGCGACACCCCTGGCCGCCCACGACGACAGCGGCCACGTCGTCTACCTGCGCTCGCTCACCAAGAGCGTGTCGCCGGCCATCCGCGTGGCGGCCGTCATCGCCCGGGGCCCGGCCCGCGAACGGCTCCTGGCCGACCAGGCCGCCGAGTCGATGTACGTCAGCGGCCTCCTGCAAGCCGCCGCGCTCGACGTCGTCACCCAGCCCTCCTTCGCCACGCACCTGCGCGGCCTGCGCCAGCAACTGGGCGCGCGACGCGATCTCCTCGTCACCGCGCTACGCGAGCACGCCCCACTGGCGCACATCGACAGGGTGCCGGCCGGAGGGTTGAACCTGTGGGTCCGCCTGCCCGACGGCACAGACGTCAAACGGCTCGCCTCCGACGCGGGAGACGCCGGGCTCGTCATCGCCCCCGGGACCGAGTGGTTTCCCGCCGAACCCACAGGGCCGTTCCTCCGACTCAGCTACGCCGGCCCCAACCCCGCGGCGTTTCCCACAGGGGCACGCCTACTGAACGACGCGCTCGCCCGCCAGGGCCTCTGA
- a CDS encoding glycosyl hydrolase — MKPPVPHRRWVLAATTALALVVGGLTIPLTRAAEAAAVGAGSYTTTPVGPLPSGCGSMSSNPRQFATANAPAGAIPTNDWWSSLLWKRTDCSFSEPLHAHPISYDTFTDGLGFSANSTPAISGTATGVGEFHYPYVQDIRVGVAGLGAPQVKVDGWSDWTVSPHWSDGTRTLRATIGHGLPFAYFQSTGGDAVISTSGNPEVWSNSGATIGFRVNGHDYVGYAPSGASWSVASGRISSGLAGRGYFSVALLPPTSSASERSDLAATYGRYAHAHVTGTTVSYTYDQATSGLNTTYAFTTTAREGSATQTVVSLYPHQWKSLSGSTPITPTYPSARGRMKVLTGVSQFRTAMKFQGVLPELPAVGDGSGADLATLNGHLAAARSNPMDQRGGDTYWTGKGLGRAARLAEVADLVNDTATRDSALNAIRSTLTDWFTASSGKTSRVFYYDSNWGTLIGYPASYGSDQELNDHHFHYGYYIAAAATLAKFDPSWASTSRYGGMVDLLIRDANNYRRDDTRFPYLRDFDIYAGHDWASGHGSFGSGNNQESSSEGMNFASALIQWGQVTGNTAVRDAGIFLYTTQAAAIQEYWFDVSDQNFPAAFGHSTVGMVWGDGGAYATWFSAEPEMIQGINLLPITGGHLYLGNNPAYVRTNYAELVRNNGGPPTVWQDILWQFQALGDGDAALANLRANPNYTVEEGESRAHTFHWIRNLAALGTVDTTVTANHPLSAVFSRNGSRTYVASNPTASPITVTFSNGTRLTVAAGKTATTGAYTWSGGNAAGGVTPTTPPTTAPPTTAPPTTAPPTTAPPTTPPPSSGSPTRYLLSNGGLGTAGSAATTTVAAANGNHDGTPTNARVFTATGLNLAYSGGQSAFDLFLDAGTAVGNGVQVRISYDLTGNGSWERVETFRYFATDPVSGYEHYTQSAGLASATGTLGALSNGTVRVEVWSAIGNNPTTLGIGNQSVLRLPYS, encoded by the coding sequence ATGAAACCTCCCGTCCCCCACCGTCGATGGGTCCTGGCCGCCACCACGGCCCTGGCCCTGGTCGTCGGCGGCCTCACGATCCCCCTCACCCGCGCCGCCGAGGCCGCCGCCGTCGGCGCCGGTAGCTACACCACCACCCCGGTCGGCCCGCTCCCCTCCGGCTGCGGCTCGATGTCGAGCAACCCCCGGCAGTTCGCCACCGCCAACGCGCCCGCCGGTGCCATCCCCACAAACGACTGGTGGTCCTCGCTGCTCTGGAAGCGCACCGACTGCTCCTTCAGCGAGCCCCTGCACGCCCACCCGATCTCGTACGACACGTTCACCGACGGTCTCGGGTTCTCCGCCAACTCCACGCCCGCCATCAGCGGCACCGCCACCGGTGTCGGCGAGTTCCACTACCCGTACGTGCAGGACATCCGGGTCGGCGTCGCCGGGCTCGGCGCACCCCAGGTCAAGGTCGACGGCTGGAGCGACTGGACGGTCAGTCCGCACTGGAGCGACGGCACCCGCACCCTGCGGGCCACCATCGGCCACGGCCTGCCGTTCGCGTACTTCCAGAGCACCGGCGGCGACGCGGTGATCAGCACGAGCGGCAACCCGGAGGTCTGGTCCAACAGCGGTGCCACAATCGGATTCCGGGTCAACGGCCACGACTACGTGGGGTACGCCCCCAGCGGCGCCAGCTGGAGTGTCGCCTCCGGCCGGATCTCGTCGGGGCTGGCCGGTCGCGGGTACTTCTCGGTGGCCCTGCTGCCGCCGACCTCCAGCGCGTCGGAGCGCTCCGACCTGGCCGCGACGTACGGCAGGTACGCGCACGCCCACGTCACCGGCACCACAGTCTCGTACACCTACGACCAGGCCACGAGCGGGCTGAACACCACGTACGCGTTCACCACCACCGCCCGGGAGGGCAGCGCCACGCAGACTGTGGTCAGCCTCTACCCGCACCAGTGGAAGTCGCTGTCCGGGTCCACCCCGATCACGCCGACGTACCCGTCGGCGCGGGGGCGGATGAAGGTGCTCACCGGCGTCAGCCAGTTCCGCACCGCCATGAAGTTCCAGGGCGTACTGCCGGAGTTGCCGGCCGTCGGTGACGGCAGTGGCGCCGACCTGGCGACGCTCAACGGTCACCTGGCCGCCGCACGTAGCAACCCGATGGACCAGCGCGGCGGCGACACCTACTGGACCGGCAAGGGGCTCGGCCGGGCCGCCCGGCTCGCCGAGGTCGCCGACCTGGTCAACGACACGGCCACCCGCGACAGTGCGCTGAACGCCATCCGCAGCACGCTCACCGACTGGTTCACCGCGTCGAGCGGAAAGACCAGCAGGGTCTTCTACTACGACAGCAACTGGGGCACCCTCATCGGCTACCCGGCGTCGTACGGCTCGGACCAGGAGCTCAACGACCACCACTTCCACTACGGCTACTACATCGCGGCCGCCGCGACTCTCGCCAAGTTCGACCCGTCGTGGGCCTCCACCAGCCGCTACGGCGGCATGGTGGACCTGCTGATCCGCGACGCCAACAACTACCGACGCGACGACACGCGCTTTCCCTACCTGCGGGACTTCGACATCTACGCCGGCCACGACTGGGCCTCCGGGCACGGCTCGTTCGGCTCCGGAAACAACCAGGAGTCCTCGTCGGAGGGAATGAACTTCGCCAGCGCCCTCATCCAGTGGGGACAGGTCACCGGCAACACCGCCGTCCGTGACGCCGGCATCTTCCTCTACACCACGCAGGCCGCGGCCATCCAGGAGTACTGGTTCGACGTCAGCGACCAGAACTTCCCGGCCGCGTTCGGACACTCGACTGTCGGCATGGTCTGGGGCGACGGCGGCGCGTACGCCACCTGGTTCAGCGCCGAGCCGGAGATGATCCAGGGCATCAACCTGCTGCCGATCACCGGCGGGCATCTCTACCTGGGCAACAACCCGGCGTACGTACGCACCAACTACGCCGAACTGGTCCGCAACAACGGCGGGCCACCCACTGTGTGGCAGGACATCCTGTGGCAGTTCCAGGCCCTCGGCGACGGTGACGCGGCGCTGGCGAACCTGCGGGCGAACCCCAACTACACAGTCGAGGAGGGCGAGAGCCGGGCGCACACGTTCCACTGGATCCGCAACCTCGCGGCGTTGGGCACCGTCGACACGACGGTCACCGCCAACCATCCGCTGAGCGCGGTCTTCTCCCGCAACGGTTCACGCACCTATGTGGCGTCGAACCCGACCGCGAGCCCGATCACCGTCACGTTCTCCAACGGCACCAGGCTCACCGTGGCGGCCGGAAAGACTGCCACCACCGGGGCGTACACCTGGAGCGGTGGCAACGCCGCTGGCGGCGTCACCCCGACCACGCCGCCCACCACGGCACCGCCGACCACGGCACCGCCCACGACGGCTCCCCCGACGACGGCTCCCCCGACCACGCCGCCGCCCAGCTCGGGCTCTCCGACCCGGTACCTGCTGTCGAACGGCGGGCTGGGCACCGCCGGAAGCGCGGCCACGACGACTGTCGCGGCGGCAAACGGAAACCACGACGGTACGCCGACCAACGCGCGCGTGTTCACGGCGACCGGCCTCAACCTCGCCTACTCCGGCGGGCAGAGCGCGTTCGACCTGTTCCTGGACGCGGGCACGGCGGTCGGCAACGGCGTGCAGGTGCGGATCTCCTACGACCTGACCGGCAACGGCAGTTGGGAGCGGGTGGAGACCTTCCGCTACTTCGCCACCGACCCGGTTTCCGGCTACGAGCACTACACCCAGAGCGCCGGCCTGGCCTCGGCCACCGGAACGTTGGGCGCGCTGTCCAACGGCACGGTCCGGGTGGAGGTCTGGTCGGCGATCGGCAACAACCCCACAACCCTGGGCATCGGCAACCAGTCGGTGCTCCGGCTCCCCTACTCCTGA
- a CDS encoding sensor histidine kinase — MRHRLGLRTRVTAAFAVGALLLAASMALVSYELVSRSLLEERERTALRAAYFDAAIVRAGLDTDTPDVVEVLRSLDTGGGRRPVLHLDGEWYARTVDSGTTTSIPVDLRRLVAAGEPALQRVRLDGQPALVVGVPLSDTSMYFEVNSLRELEQTFQVLALALTTVAIMVAGSGAALGWYATRHGLRPLTAVADAAEKIAAGDFTARLDPTTDPDLTRLSSSFNQMVDRLAQRIERDRRFAADVSHELRSPLQTLAAAASVLARRREHQDERTATAAGLVADEIDRFQRLVNDLIDLARSDHPARRAPVDVVALARDACHALDLPASMVHLGPGVPATWQVERRRVAQILANLLGNAATYGGGPVAVRLGRDGSAGVIEVDDEGPGVPVEDREAIFDRFVRGRAANTRGTGDGTGLGLALVAQHAAAHAGDVTLGDRPGGGARFRVTLAESLP, encoded by the coding sequence ATGAGACACCGCCTCGGACTCCGTACCCGGGTCACCGCCGCGTTCGCCGTCGGTGCGCTCCTGCTGGCCGCGTCGATGGCCCTCGTCTCGTACGAGCTGGTCAGCCGCTCCCTGCTTGAGGAACGCGAGCGTACGGCCCTGCGCGCCGCCTACTTCGACGCCGCCATCGTGCGCGCCGGCCTCGACACGGACACCCCGGACGTGGTGGAGGTGCTGCGCTCGCTGGACACCGGCGGGGGCCGCCGGCCCGTGCTGCACCTGGACGGCGAGTGGTACGCCCGTACCGTCGACTCGGGCACCACCACGTCCATCCCTGTCGACCTGCGACGGCTCGTGGCCGCCGGGGAGCCGGCGTTGCAGCGGGTACGCCTCGACGGCCAGCCCGCCCTGGTGGTCGGGGTGCCGCTGTCTGACACGTCGATGTATTTCGAGGTCAACTCCCTGCGTGAGCTGGAGCAGACGTTCCAGGTCCTGGCGTTGGCGCTGACCACCGTGGCGATCATGGTGGCGGGCTCCGGTGCCGCGCTCGGCTGGTACGCCACCCGGCACGGGCTGCGTCCACTGACGGCGGTCGCCGACGCCGCCGAGAAGATCGCCGCCGGTGACTTCACCGCCCGCCTCGACCCGACCACCGACCCCGACCTGACCCGCCTGTCGTCGTCGTTCAACCAGATGGTCGACAGGCTCGCGCAGCGCATCGAACGGGACCGCCGCTTCGCCGCAGACGTCAGCCACGAACTGCGGTCCCCGTTGCAGACCCTCGCCGCGGCGGCCAGCGTCCTGGCCCGCCGCCGCGAACACCAGGACGAACGTACGGCGACGGCCGCCGGTCTCGTCGCCGACGAGATCGACCGCTTCCAGCGGCTCGTCAACGACCTGATCGACCTGGCCCGCAGTGACCACCCCGCCCGTCGGGCCCCGGTGGACGTGGTGGCGCTGGCCCGGGACGCCTGTCACGCCCTGGACCTGCCCGCGAGCATGGTCCACCTCGGTCCGGGCGTGCCGGCGACCTGGCAGGTGGAGCGGCGGCGGGTAGCCCAGATCCTCGCGAACCTGCTCGGCAACGCGGCAACCTACGGCGGCGGCCCGGTGGCCGTCCGGTTGGGCCGCGACGGCAGCGCAGGTGTCATCGAGGTCGACGACGAGGGCCCGGGCGTGCCGGTCGAGGACCGTGAGGCGATCTTCGACCGGTTCGTGCGGGGCCGCGCCGCGAACACCCGTGGCACCGGCGACGGCACCGGTCTCGGGCTCGCGCTCGTCGCCCAGCACGCCGCCGCGCACGCCGGCGACGTCACCCTCGGCGACCGGCCCGGCGGCGGCGCCCGCTTCCGGGTCACCCTCGCGGAGAGCCTGCCATGA
- a CDS encoding STAS domain-containing protein, whose protein sequence is MTESPAPTSWTLPMVEVCIDTFDLAGLPETGVVFDRLLALRPGRVVVDLSRCRHIDAAAIGLLLDVHRRLVRADGVLTIRNPNPRIRRILHTARLEQVLPIVIDAEDGQPEAAPPSPIAQGRAPVTTRH, encoded by the coding sequence ATGACGGAGTCACCGGCACCGACGTCGTGGACGCTGCCGATGGTCGAGGTGTGCATCGACACGTTCGACCTGGCCGGTCTGCCGGAGACCGGGGTCGTGTTCGACAGGCTGCTGGCGCTGCGTCCCGGCCGCGTCGTGGTGGACCTGTCACGGTGCCGGCACATCGACGCCGCCGCCATCGGGCTGCTGCTCGACGTCCACCGGCGGCTGGTACGGGCCGACGGGGTCCTCACCATCCGTAACCCGAACCCCCGCATCCGGCGCATCCTGCACACCGCCCGGCTGGAGCAGGTTCTGCCGATCGTCATCGACGCCGAGGACGGCCAGCCCGAAGCCGCCCCGCCATCGCCGATCGCGCAGGGCCGGGCGCCCGTGACCACCCGGCACTGA
- a CDS encoding response regulator transcription factor — protein sequence MTAVLVIEDDDRIRLALLLALEDEGYDAVGAATAEEGLRAQRRDPADYVLVDLMLPGLDGFECIRQLRRDDDVPIVVVSARDETHDIVAALEAGADDYVVKPVAIKELTARLRALRRRARAGVAGPGPAPVPVLAFGDLEISPDAGEVRRAGQPVPVTRTEFRLLCELAEHAGRVLSRQQLLQRVWGYDLGDERLVDVHVGRLRQKIERDPATPRHLVTLRGMGYKLQR from the coding sequence ATGACGGCCGTACTGGTGATCGAGGACGACGACCGCATCCGGCTGGCGCTGCTGCTCGCATTGGAGGACGAGGGGTACGACGCCGTCGGCGCGGCCACCGCCGAGGAGGGCCTGCGCGCCCAGCGCCGTGACCCGGCCGACTACGTGCTTGTCGACCTGATGCTGCCGGGCCTTGACGGTTTCGAGTGCATCCGGCAGTTGCGCCGCGACGACGACGTCCCGATCGTGGTGGTCAGCGCCCGCGACGAGACCCACGACATCGTGGCCGCGCTCGAAGCCGGCGCCGACGACTACGTGGTCAAGCCCGTGGCGATCAAGGAGTTGACCGCCCGGCTGCGCGCCCTGCGTCGCCGCGCCCGCGCGGGCGTCGCCGGTCCGGGGCCTGCGCCGGTGCCCGTGTTAGCCTTCGGCGACCTGGAGATCAGCCCAGACGCGGGGGAGGTCCGGCGGGCCGGCCAGCCCGTGCCGGTCACCCGCACCGAGTTCCGGCTGCTCTGCGAGCTGGCCGAGCACGCCGGTCGCGTGCTGTCCCGGCAGCAGTTGCTGCAACGGGTCTGGGGCTACGACCTGGGCGACGAGCGGCTTGTCGACGTGCACGTGGGCAGGCTGCGGCAGAAGATCGAACGGGATCCGGCCACGCCCCGCCACCTGGTCACCCTGCGGGGTATGGGCTACAAGCTGCAGCGATGA
- a CDS encoding GNAT family N-acetyltransferase: MQFTVTEAPTRERFEARDEAGAVAGFVTYQLTGSIIVYTHTETDPAYEGRGVGSTLARAVMDDAQAKRRMVVPICPFLAEWLRKHPEYEGIVVRSTRKVK, encoded by the coding sequence GTGCAGTTCACAGTGACAGAGGCGCCGACGCGGGAGCGGTTCGAGGCGCGCGACGAGGCGGGCGCTGTCGCTGGATTCGTCACCTACCAACTGACCGGCAGCATCATCGTCTACACCCACACCGAGACCGATCCGGCGTACGAGGGCAGAGGCGTCGGGTCGACGCTGGCCCGCGCGGTGATGGACGACGCCCAGGCCAAGAGGCGCATGGTCGTGCCGATCTGCCCGTTCCTCGCCGAGTGGCTGCGCAAGCACCCGGAGTACGAGGGCATCGTGGTCCGGTCGACCCGCAAGGTCAAATAG
- a CDS encoding DMT family transporter, with the protein MRTQSSATAITRTAIPPAGLRWGLVGVAAFSLTVPLTRLAVGGLSPLFIGSARAVVAALLAAIALTITRQRLPRGAQWLRLAVVGGGVVVGFPLLTSFALTSAPASHGAVVIAVLPAVTAMLAVLRGHERPPGRFWVAAGAGAVAATVFASAQWGGLGRLHPADLLLFGAVVAAAAGYAEGGLLARELGAWQTVSWALVLCSPLMVALTVVAVAREVPQGTPAQWAAFGYLGAVSMFLGFFAWYHGLAIGPMAQVSQVQLAQPVMSIAWAALLLGEQIGATTLVGGLVVILCAATAIRTRLGTNR; encoded by the coding sequence ATGAGAACACAGAGTAGCGCTACTGCAATCACGCGGACGGCGATACCGCCGGCCGGGCTTCGCTGGGGTCTGGTGGGAGTAGCGGCGTTCTCGCTCACCGTCCCCCTCACCCGACTGGCAGTGGGCGGCCTGTCGCCCCTGTTCATCGGGTCGGCCCGAGCGGTCGTCGCGGCGCTGCTGGCCGCGATCGCTCTGACGATCACGCGCCAGCGCCTGCCGCGCGGCGCGCAGTGGCTCCGCCTCGCCGTGGTGGGCGGCGGCGTCGTCGTCGGGTTTCCGCTGCTGACCTCGTTCGCCCTGACCAGCGCGCCGGCCAGCCACGGCGCTGTCGTGATCGCCGTGCTGCCGGCGGTGACCGCCATGCTCGCCGTCCTGCGCGGACACGAGCGCCCGCCCGGCCGGTTCTGGGTCGCCGCCGGCGCTGGCGCGGTGGCCGCCACGGTCTTCGCCTCGGCGCAGTGGGGTGGCCTCGGTCGACTGCACCCCGCCGACCTGCTGCTCTTCGGCGCGGTCGTGGCCGCCGCCGCCGGGTACGCCGAGGGCGGTCTGCTGGCCCGCGAGCTGGGCGCCTGGCAGACCGTCTCCTGGGCGCTCGTCCTGTGCTCCCCGCTCATGGTGGCCCTGACTGTCGTCGCCGTCGCCCGAGAGGTCCCGCAGGGCACGCCTGCGCAGTGGGCGGCGTTCGGCTACCTCGGCGCGGTCAGCATGTTCCTCGGCTTCTTCGCCTGGTACCACGGGCTGGCGATCGGGCCGATGGCGCAGGTCAGCCAGGTGCAACTCGCCCAGCCCGTCATGAGCATCGCCTGGGCGGCCCTGCTGCTGGGCGAGCAGATCGGCGCCACGACGCTCGTCGGCGGCCTCGTGGTCATCCTGTGCGCCGCGACAGCGATCCGCACGCGACTCGGCACCAACCGGTGA
- a CDS encoding STAS domain-containing protein, whose amino-acid sequence MTVVPDDDLMTLICDICGDSLRATACVLPDAEVVWTLVSEHGWSGSPFATGPHRCPHCSLRPTSQGATVSCSDHGPGGILAIDHLDDVTVVAATGDIDLEAGDTLRSALRHAAEMGGHVVVDLSHVHLIDSTGLGLLVRAHQDARGRGATLSLAAPSRFIRTVLHTMRLDGTFPIFESRADALAHLSQDASVSGTRV is encoded by the coding sequence ATGACCGTCGTCCCCGACGACGACCTGATGACCCTGATCTGCGACATCTGCGGTGACTCCCTCCGGGCCACCGCGTGCGTGCTGCCCGACGCGGAGGTCGTCTGGACGCTGGTGTCCGAACACGGCTGGAGTGGATCGCCGTTCGCCACCGGCCCCCATCGCTGCCCGCACTGCAGCCTGCGGCCGACCTCGCAGGGCGCAACGGTCTCGTGCAGCGACCACGGACCCGGCGGCATCCTCGCCATCGACCACCTCGACGACGTGACGGTCGTCGCGGCCACCGGCGACATCGACCTCGAAGCCGGTGACACACTGCGCTCCGCCCTGCGGCACGCCGCCGAGATGGGTGGGCACGTCGTTGTCGACCTGAGCCACGTGCACCTCATCGACTCCACCGGACTGGGCCTGCTCGTGCGCGCCCACCAGGACGCCCGCGGCCGTGGCGCCACGCTCAGCCTCGCCGCGCCGTCGCGGTTCATCCGCACCGTCCTGCACACCATGCGCCTGGACGGGACGTTCCCGATCTTCGAGAGCCGCGCCGACGCGCTCGCCCACCTGTCGCAGGACGCGTCCGTGTCGGGCACCCGCGTCTGA